In Chryseobacterium lactis, a single genomic region encodes these proteins:
- a CDS encoding TraG family conjugative transposon ATPase, with amino-acid sequence MRNMAKTRTLESRFPLLAVEENCIISKEADITVCFKVILPEVFTVSSAEYDAMHSAWHKAIKTLPDHSIVLKQDWFIKESYEPDLSKEDISFLGKSYQQHFNERPFLNHYCYLFLTKTSKERMRMQSNFSSLCKGVLIPKEIRDKENIHRFMEAVAQFERILNDSGFISLERLTSEEITGTDNVPGLLDQYLTLSRAKDEPLQDISLGNEEVRVGNKRLCVHTLSDTDDLPGTVSIDSRYEKLSTDRSDCLLSFASPVGLLLNCNHIYNQYIFLDNSDDNLRKFEKSARNMHSLAKYSRSNQINREWIEKYLNEAHSFGLSSIRAHFNVIAWSDDPAELKRIKNDTGSALALMECKPRHNTVDVATLFWAAMPGNAGDFPSEESFYTFIEPALCFFTEETNYHDSPSHFGIKMADRLTGKPVHLDISDFPMKKGIITNRNKFILGPSGSGKSFFTNHMVRQYWEQGSHVLLIDTGNSYQGLCEMIKGKTKGQDGVYFTYTEDNPISFNPFYTDDNVFDIEKRESIKTLILTLWKRDDEPPKRSEEVALSNAVSGYIEHIKNSDVKPSFNGFYEYVKNEYKQVLQAKEVREKDFDLANFLNVLEPYYKGGEYDYLLNSEKELDLLNKRFIVFEIDAIKDHKILFPIVTIIIMETFINKMRRLKGIRKLILIEEAWKAIAKEGFAEYIKYLFKTVRKFFGEAIVVTQEVDDIIHSPVVKETIINNSDCKILLDQRKYMNKFDDIQAMLGLTEKEKSQILSINMNNDPSRKYKEVWIGLGGTHSAVYATEVSMAEYYAYTTEETEKLEVMQLAEELGGNVEHAIKRIVLKNTANQNNN; translated from the coding sequence ATGAGAAATATGGCAAAGACAAGGACACTTGAATCAAGGTTTCCGCTACTTGCAGTTGAAGAGAACTGTATTATATCGAAAGAAGCGGACATCACTGTATGTTTCAAAGTTATCCTTCCGGAAGTATTTACGGTATCATCTGCTGAGTATGATGCAATGCACTCTGCCTGGCATAAAGCGATAAAAACCTTGCCCGATCATTCAATCGTGCTAAAACAGGATTGGTTCATTAAAGAGAGTTATGAACCGGATCTTTCCAAAGAAGATATAAGCTTTTTAGGGAAATCCTATCAACAGCATTTCAATGAGCGACCATTCTTAAACCATTACTGTTATCTATTTCTGACCAAGACCAGTAAGGAAAGAATGCGGATGCAATCTAATTTCTCCTCGCTTTGCAAAGGTGTCTTGATACCCAAAGAAATACGTGACAAAGAAAACATCCATAGGTTCATGGAGGCCGTGGCACAGTTTGAACGGATTTTAAATGACAGTGGATTTATATCTCTTGAAAGGCTTACGAGTGAGGAAATTACCGGAACTGACAATGTTCCTGGCCTCCTTGACCAATACTTAACCCTTTCAAGAGCCAAAGATGAACCTTTACAGGACATATCTCTTGGAAACGAAGAAGTGCGCGTTGGTAATAAAAGGCTCTGTGTACATACCTTATCGGACACCGATGATCTTCCTGGTACTGTTTCAATAGATAGCAGGTACGAGAAACTATCAACGGACCGTAGTGACTGTTTACTGTCATTTGCTTCACCTGTTGGTTTGTTGCTTAACTGTAATCATATCTACAACCAATACATCTTTTTGGATAATTCTGACGATAACCTCAGAAAATTTGAGAAATCCGCACGGAACATGCATTCGTTGGCAAAGTATAGCCGAAGCAATCAGATAAATCGGGAATGGATCGAAAAATATCTCAATGAAGCGCATTCTTTTGGTCTTTCTTCGATAAGGGCACATTTCAATGTGATAGCCTGGTCAGATGATCCTGCAGAGTTGAAACGTATAAAAAATGATACCGGCAGTGCACTGGCCCTAATGGAATGCAAGCCAAGACATAACACTGTTGATGTCGCTACGCTGTTTTGGGCAGCAATGCCCGGCAATGCAGGCGACTTTCCAAGTGAGGAAAGCTTCTATACGTTTATTGAACCAGCGCTCTGTTTTTTTACCGAGGAAACAAATTACCATGATTCCCCCTCTCATTTCGGGATAAAAATGGCAGATCGGCTCACGGGAAAACCAGTTCATCTGGATATATCTGATTTCCCGATGAAAAAAGGTATCATCACAAACAGAAATAAATTCATTCTTGGTCCTTCCGGTTCGGGCAAGTCTTTTTTCACTAACCACATGGTTCGCCAATACTGGGAACAGGGATCGCATGTTTTATTGATCGATACCGGGAATTCATATCAGGGGTTATGTGAAATGATAAAGGGTAAGACCAAAGGGCAAGACGGGGTATATTTCACTTACACCGAAGATAATCCAATATCCTTTAACCCATTCTATACAGACGACAACGTTTTTGATATTGAAAAAAGGGAAAGTATTAAGACGCTTATCCTAACACTATGGAAGCGAGATGATGAACCACCAAAACGTTCAGAAGAAGTTGCTTTATCGAATGCGGTAAGCGGGTACATCGAACATATTAAAAACAGCGATGTTAAACCGTCCTTCAATGGATTTTACGAATATGTCAAGAACGAATACAAGCAAGTTCTCCAAGCCAAGGAAGTCCGGGAAAAAGACTTTGACCTTGCCAATTTTCTAAATGTGCTAGAGCCTTACTATAAAGGTGGAGAATATGACTATTTACTAAATTCCGAAAAGGAGCTGGATCTACTGAATAAACGGTTTATTGTTTTCGAAATCGACGCTATCAAGGATCATAAAATTCTTTTCCCCATTGTGACCATTATTATAATGGAAACTTTTATCAATAAGATGAGGCGGTTAAAGGGTATCCGGAAGCTAATTCTGATTGAAGAGGCTTGGAAAGCGATAGCAAAAGAAGGTTTCGCGGAATACATAAAATACCTCTTTAAAACGGTCAGAAAATTCTTCGGAGAAGCAATCGTCGTGACCCAAGAGGTAGATGACATCATTCATTCACCCGTGGTCAAAGAGACTATCATCAACAACTCTGATTGCAAAATTCTCCTTGATCAGCGTAAATATATGAATAAGTTCGATGACATCCAAGCGATGCTAGGTCTTACCGAAAAAGAGAAATCCCAGATACTTTCGATCAATATGAACAATGATCCTTCCAGAAAATATAAGGAAGTATGGATCGGGCTTGGGGGCACTCACTCTGCAGTCTACGCAACGGAGGTTTCAATGGCCGAATATTATGCCTATACCACGGAAGAAACCGAAAAACTGGAGGTCATGCAACTGGCTGAGGAACTCGGCGGGAATGTTGAGCATGCCATAAAACGCATTGTTCTCAAAAATACCGCAAATCAAAATAATAATTAA
- a CDS encoding DUF4134 domain-containing protein, with the protein MEKQRKRILMTALLMMSTFGAFAQGNGQGGIQEATQMVTSYFDPATKLVYAIGAVVGLIGGVKVYNKFSSGDPDTSKTAASWFGACIFLIVAATILRSFFL; encoded by the coding sequence ATGGAAAAACAAAGAAAAAGAATTTTGATGACAGCATTGTTAATGATGTCAACTTTTGGCGCATTTGCCCAGGGAAACGGTCAGGGCGGTATTCAGGAAGCAACTCAAATGGTTACTTCTTATTTTGATCCTGCAACAAAATTGGTTTATGCTATCGGCGCAGTAGTCGGGCTGATTGGAGGTGTCAAGGTTTACAACAAATTTAGCTCTGGTGACCCCGATACCAGTAAGACTGCTGCCAGTTGGTTTGGAGCATGTATTTTTTTAATTGTCGCGGCTACGATCTTACGATCATTCTTCCTGTAG
- a CDS encoding DUF4133 domain-containing protein, with product MKTFNINKGVGRSVEFKGLKAQYLFIFAAGLLGVLILVMIMYMIGLNSYVCLVLGTTGSSVLIWQTFSLNGKYGEHGLMKIASKKRHPRFIISQKRIYRLLKSKLNFKSIK from the coding sequence ATGAAAACATTTAATATCAATAAAGGTGTGGGCCGTTCGGTTGAATTTAAAGGGCTTAAGGCCCAGTACCTTTTCATTTTTGCGGCAGGTCTTCTGGGTGTATTGATCCTGGTCATGATCATGTACATGATTGGTCTAAACTCCTATGTATGCCTTGTACTGGGAACTACGGGATCATCGGTTCTCATCTGGCAGACTTTCTCACTTAATGGGAAGTATGGTGAACATGGACTTATGAAAATAGCTTCAAAAAAGCGACATCCTAGGTTCATTATCAGCCAAAAGCGGATTTATCGCTTACTAAAATCCAAGTTGAATTTCAAATCAATCAAATAA
- the traJ gene encoding conjugative transposon protein TraJ, with protein sequence MEYENLHEILRSLYDEMIPLSADMAGVAKGVAGLGALFYVAIKVWQALSRAEPIDVFPLLRPFALGICIMFFPTIVLGSINAVLSPVVKGTHAMLENQVLDLNALQEKKDKLEYEAMIRNPEKAYLVSDEAFDKKLEELGWSPGDLATMSAMYFERGMFQFGQSIKDSFREFLEILFNAAALVIDTIRTFFLIVLSILGPIAFAISVWDGFQSTLNQWFTRYVSVYLWLPVADLFSSILARIQSLILERDIENLSDPSFIPDTTNTVYIIFMIIGIVGYFTVPTVTGWIIQASGATNFTRNIQQAASVASGGAGAVAGNIGGRLLKK encoded by the coding sequence ATGGAATACGAGAACTTACATGAAATCTTAAGGTCGTTATACGACGAGATGATCCCACTTTCAGCTGATATGGCGGGAGTGGCTAAAGGTGTAGCCGGTTTAGGAGCGCTTTTCTATGTGGCTATAAAGGTATGGCAAGCATTAAGCCGTGCTGAACCTATCGACGTTTTTCCTTTACTCAGACCCTTCGCTTTGGGCATTTGTATCATGTTCTTTCCAACAATTGTGCTGGGATCTATCAATGCTGTTTTAAGCCCGGTTGTAAAAGGCACCCATGCCATGCTCGAAAATCAGGTTCTTGACCTAAATGCTTTACAGGAAAAGAAAGACAAACTGGAATATGAGGCAATGATCCGAAATCCTGAAAAAGCATATTTGGTTTCTGACGAAGCATTTGACAAAAAACTGGAAGAACTTGGCTGGTCGCCTGGGGACCTTGCTACCATGAGCGCTATGTATTTTGAGCGGGGAATGTTCCAATTTGGACAGAGTATTAAAGATTCTTTTAGGGAGTTTCTGGAAATATTATTCAATGCAGCGGCTTTGGTGATCGATACCATAAGAACATTTTTTCTGATAGTCCTTTCAATTCTAGGACCAATCGCATTTGCCATAAGTGTCTGGGATGGATTTCAGTCCACATTAAATCAGTGGTTTACGAGATATGTCAGCGTGTATTTATGGCTACCTGTTGCTGACCTGTTCAGCTCCATCCTTGCCAGAATACAGTCTCTGATTTTGGAGCGCGATATCGAGAATTTATCCGATCCTTCCTTTATTCCAGATACAACCAACACCGTATACATCATTTTTATGATCATCGGGATAGTAGGATATTTTACGGTTCCTACGGTAACAGGCTGGATCATTCAAGCTTCTGGTGCTACAAATTTCACCCGAAATATTCAGCAGGCTGCAAGTGTTGCTAGTGGTGGTGCGGGGGCTGTTGCCGGAAATATTGGTGGGAGATTACTTAAAAAATAA
- a CDS encoding DNA adenine methylase, with protein MTTAKKIVTPLTYYGGKQKLAKVIIPLIPPHKTYVEPFVGGGAIFWSKPITEVEVINDYNRELINFYEMVQNQFVELEKLIRISLHSRSLHNDALVIYNNPHLFDRLKRAWAVWVLCNQSFSSIIGDTWGYDKTSSTSARKISNKRNSFSEEYAIRLQNVQIENTDALRIINSRDHISAFHYCDPPYYNSDCGHYDGYTREDYSSLLRCLSQISGKFLLSSYPSPELKQYIKNEGWYTLQMQSSVMVDNAHGKPHKKKIEVLTANYDLNAIQGTINF; from the coding sequence ATGACGACAGCAAAAAAAATAGTTACTCCATTAACATATTATGGGGGTAAACAAAAACTCGCAAAGGTTATAATTCCTCTTATCCCGCCACATAAAACATACGTTGAGCCTTTTGTCGGTGGCGGGGCTATATTTTGGTCAAAACCTATTACCGAGGTTGAAGTTATCAACGACTACAATAGGGAATTGATCAATTTCTACGAAATGGTCCAAAACCAGTTCGTAGAATTGGAAAAGCTGATCAGAATAAGTCTCCACAGTAGATCCTTACACAACGACGCCCTAGTGATTTACAACAACCCTCACTTATTTGACAGGTTAAAGCGTGCCTGGGCAGTATGGGTTCTCTGTAACCAATCCTTTAGTTCAATTATCGGGGACACCTGGGGCTACGACAAAACCAGTTCTACGAGCGCCAGAAAGATCAGCAATAAGCGCAACTCATTTTCAGAGGAATATGCGATCAGGTTACAGAATGTTCAGATCGAGAATACCGATGCTCTCCGCATCATTAATTCACGCGATCACATTTCTGCATTTCATTACTGTGATCCACCATATTACAATTCTGACTGTGGCCATTATGACGGCTATACGAGAGAAGATTATTCCTCACTCCTACGGTGCCTGTCCCAGATCAGTGGGAAATTTCTGCTGAGCAGTTATCCGAGCCCTGAGTTAAAGCAATACATAAAAAACGAGGGCTGGTACACTTTACAGATGCAGTCCAGTGTAATGGTGGATAATGCACATGGAAAACCGCATAAAAAGAAGATTGAGGTCTTGACGGCGAATTACGACCTGAACGCAATTCAGGGAACTATAAACTTTTAG
- a CDS encoding DUF3408 domain-containing protein → MKKQQNSQLKKTLHIDEYECAFLKPTSTVARCGKSVYICSDFHKKLTRIVCILGDGEITLTDYIHNVLKQHFENFADEINTIHALNQKPIL, encoded by the coding sequence ATGAAAAAACAACAGAATAGCCAATTGAAAAAAACACTTCATATAGATGAGTATGAATGTGCTTTTTTAAAGCCGACAAGTACTGTAGCCAGATGTGGAAAATCGGTTTACATATGTTCGGATTTTCACAAGAAACTTACCCGGATCGTATGTATCCTTGGGGACGGTGAAATTACCCTCACTGACTATATCCATAATGTCCTGAAGCAGCATTTTGAAAATTTCGCTGACGAGATAAACACAATCCATGCCCTGAACCAAAAACCAATATTATAA
- the traK gene encoding conjugative transposon protein TraK encodes MEFKTLRNIENSFRQIRLYAIIFALLCTGIVGYAIWKSYSFAEKQREKIYVLDQGKSLMLALAQDASINRPVEAREHVRRFHELFFTLAPDKNAIESNMKRAFNLADKSVFDYYNDLAEKGYYNRIISGNVQQRVEVDSVICNFDSYPYSVKTYSTQFIIRSSNVTKRNLVTSCNLLNSVRSDNNPQGFNIEKFAVLENRDLEVVER; translated from the coding sequence ATGGAATTTAAAACCCTCCGGAATATAGAAAATAGCTTCCGCCAGATCAGGCTTTATGCGATAATTTTTGCCTTGTTATGCACTGGTATCGTTGGATACGCAATCTGGAAGTCATACAGTTTCGCGGAAAAGCAACGGGAAAAAATCTATGTCTTGGATCAGGGCAAATCATTGATGCTGGCGCTTGCACAGGATGCCAGCATCAACCGCCCTGTTGAGGCAAGAGAGCATGTAAGACGTTTTCACGAACTGTTTTTTACCCTGGCCCCGGACAAAAATGCTATTGAGAGCAACATGAAGCGTGCTTTTAATCTTGCCGACAAGAGCGTATTTGACTATTACAATGACCTTGCGGAAAAGGGATATTATAATCGTATCATCAGTGGAAATGTACAGCAAAGGGTCGAAGTTGACAGTGTAATCTGCAACTTCGATTCTTACCCCTATTCAGTAAAAACTTATTCCACTCAATTTATCATCCGTTCAAGCAACGTGACCAAGCGTAATCTGGTCACTTCCTGTAATCTGCTAAACTCCGTTCGGTCAGATAATAACCCACAGGGCTTCAACATCGAGAAATTCGCCGTGTTGGAGAACAGGGATCTGGAAGTTGTAGAACGTTAA
- a CDS encoding DUF3408 domain-containing protein, with amino-acid sequence MDKNEKKANLPKVDEEYLMQVMAEGTRDPNLPVQQEPSAENKPVVKDKPKGKRQPEGSYGELFLKNHSMNRRGEKSIYIRPEYHERLSRIVQVIGEDKIPLYAYLDNILNHHFELFEKAITDDFNDKFKPIF; translated from the coding sequence ATGGATAAAAATGAGAAAAAAGCGAACCTCCCAAAAGTTGATGAAGAATATCTTATGCAAGTTATGGCTGAGGGTACACGGGATCCAAATCTGCCAGTTCAGCAAGAACCTTCTGCTGAAAATAAGCCTGTGGTGAAAGATAAACCGAAAGGAAAAAGACAGCCAGAAGGAAGCTACGGGGAACTTTTTCTTAAAAATCATTCCATGAACCGAAGAGGTGAAAAGAGTATCTATATCAGGCCGGAATATCATGAACGTTTATCAAGAATAGTACAGGTTATTGGCGAAGATAAAATCCCGTTGTATGCCTATCTAGACAATATTCTGAATCACCACTTTGAACTTTTTGAAAAGGCAATTACAGATGACTTCAATGATAAGTTTAAACCAATCTTCTAA
- a CDS encoding DUF4141 domain-containing protein, with protein sequence MKKIIFMVMMAFTFAFTPLAKAQWVVTDPTNLASGIVNSANEIVQTSSTVSNVIKNFNEVKRVYEQGKEYYDKLKAVNNLVKDARKVQQTVLLVGDVSEMYVTNFGKMMNDPNFKPNELAAIANGYSALLNESTELLKELKQIITANGLSLNDKERMEVIDKVYKEVREYHALVKYFTNKNISVSIIRAKKKNNTQRVLELYGNPDQKYW encoded by the coding sequence ATGAAAAAGATCATTTTCATGGTGATGATGGCATTTACATTCGCCTTCACACCATTAGCAAAGGCGCAGTGGGTAGTAACCGATCCGACAAATCTTGCATCGGGTATTGTCAACAGTGCAAACGAGATTGTCCAGACATCCTCGACAGTTTCAAATGTAATCAAGAATTTCAACGAAGTCAAGCGAGTCTATGAGCAAGGAAAAGAATACTACGATAAGCTCAAGGCTGTAAATAATCTAGTAAAAGACGCGCGCAAAGTTCAGCAAACAGTTTTACTCGTTGGCGATGTATCTGAAATGTACGTTACCAATTTTGGTAAAATGATGAATGACCCCAATTTCAAACCGAATGAACTGGCAGCCATTGCAAACGGCTATTCTGCCTTGCTTAATGAGAGTACTGAGCTTTTAAAAGAATTAAAGCAGATTATCACTGCCAACGGCCTATCTCTTAATGACAAGGAAAGAATGGAAGTTATTGATAAAGTATACAAGGAAGTAAGGGAATACCATGCCCTTGTAAAATACTTTACCAACAAAAATATTTCCGTGAGTATCATTCGTGCCAAGAAGAAAAACAATACCCAACGAGTTCTTGAACTCTATGGAAATCCTGATCAAAAATATTGGTAA
- the mobA gene encoding conjugal transfer protein MobA yields the protein MDNQKKEQIKKSGRKPKVDPARHRYSISLNDKENDRFLSLFEKSGMKVMAHFITACMFDRTIKTVKIDMNAVDYHTRLTNLYSQFRSIGVNYNQIVKILYRNFSEKKAAAYLFKLENQTAELAELCRKIIDLTREFEKKHLEK from the coding sequence ATGGACAATCAAAAAAAAGAGCAAATCAAAAAGTCTGGGCGCAAGCCCAAGGTTGATCCGGCAAGACACCGGTATTCCATAAGTTTGAACGATAAGGAGAATGATCGTTTCTTATCGCTATTTGAGAAGTCAGGTATGAAAGTAATGGCCCATTTTATCACAGCTTGCATGTTTGATAGAACCATAAAGACAGTAAAAATTGATATGAATGCAGTGGATTATCATACCAGGTTAACCAATTTATATAGCCAATTCCGATCAATAGGCGTAAATTATAACCAGATAGTAAAGATTTTATACCGAAATTTTTCAGAGAAAAAGGCCGCGGCATATCTTTTCAAATTAGAAAATCAGACTGCTGAACTTGCAGAACTTTGTCGGAAAATCATTGACTTAACACGCGAATTTGAAAAAAAACACCTTGAAAAATGA
- the mobB gene encoding conjugal transfer protein MobB, which produces MIAKIGKGANLYGVITYNFQKVASENGEILGLNNMPESFDGTYSVSYLMKCFDPYLTANNKTEKPIRHISLNPDPNDKVVDDDLINIANEYMKKMGFGNQPYIIFKHTDIERTHMHIVTTCVKSDGKKIPDYNDHGKSMTICRNIEKEYGLLPATEKLTKDELNFRPVNHKKGNIKSQISAVVRYIPQHYQFQTLGGYNALLSLFNITAEEVKGEIQGQPKSGLVYFALDEKGNKASNPFKASLFGKKAGMEFLLSHFEESKIAMKSSPAKSILKNTCESVLAITNSEIEFKKQLAKQGINIVVRRNDEGRIYGVTFIDHESHSVWNGSQLGKNLSANFFNEYWSIGARPLSDDYGTGQKNDLPIHKLFDFIDEGILTNLTDNFIEGTGSMIPGSQGEDFEEIDFENRMKRKSKRKRRKL; this is translated from the coding sequence ATGATCGCTAAAATTGGGAAAGGAGCAAACCTTTACGGAGTAATTACCTACAATTTTCAAAAAGTAGCAAGTGAAAATGGGGAGATTCTTGGTCTTAATAATATGCCGGAAAGTTTCGATGGAACTTATTCGGTCAGTTATCTAATGAAATGTTTTGATCCATATCTTACAGCTAACAATAAAACAGAGAAACCAATCCGTCATATTTCTTTAAATCCTGATCCGAATGATAAAGTAGTGGACGATGATCTTATTAATATTGCCAATGAATATATGAAAAAAATGGGATTTGGAAATCAGCCTTACATTATATTTAAACATACAGATATTGAAAGAACCCATATGCACATAGTTACCACATGTGTAAAATCTGACGGAAAGAAAATTCCCGATTATAATGATCACGGCAAATCGATGACTATCTGCAGGAATATTGAAAAGGAATATGGGTTATTGCCCGCAACGGAAAAATTAACTAAAGATGAGCTTAATTTTAGACCTGTTAACCATAAAAAAGGAAATATCAAGAGCCAGATTTCAGCGGTGGTCCGATATATACCCCAACACTACCAATTTCAGACTCTTGGGGGGTATAACGCGCTTTTATCATTATTTAATATCACCGCCGAAGAGGTTAAAGGAGAAATTCAGGGACAGCCTAAAAGTGGTCTTGTTTATTTTGCGTTGGATGAAAAAGGTAATAAAGCGAGCAATCCTTTTAAAGCTTCATTATTCGGAAAAAAGGCTGGAATGGAATTTCTACTCAGTCATTTTGAAGAAAGCAAAATCGCTATGAAATCCAGCCCAGCAAAATCAATTTTAAAGAATACCTGTGAATCTGTTCTAGCAATTACCAATAGTGAGATAGAATTTAAAAAACAGTTGGCAAAACAGGGAATCAATATTGTAGTACGCAGAAATGATGAAGGTAGAATTTATGGTGTAACTTTTATCGACCATGAAAGTCATTCTGTCTGGAACGGCTCACAGTTAGGGAAGAACCTTTCTGCAAATTTCTTTAACGAGTATTGGTCGATAGGGGCAAGGCCACTCAGCGATGATTATGGTACTGGTCAAAAAAATGACCTGCCGATCCATAAATTATTTGATTTCATAGATGAAGGAATTTTAACCAATCTGACCGATAATTTTATTGAGGGAACGGGCTCAATGATACCAGGATCACAGGGAGAAGATTTTGAGGAAATTGATTTTGAAAACCGGATGAAAAGAAAGAGTAAACGTAAACGTAGAAAACTGTGA
- a CDS encoding ParA family protein: MEKKKKTLFVAFSSQKGGVGKSTFTAILASTLHYSRGLNVAVFDCDYPQHSLAQMRQRDQSAIMKNETFKKLAFQQFKTINKKAYPIFQCKPELALKEAEQFLKLSPIPVDIIFFDLPGTVNTPGLLSTLAGMNHIFSPITADRVVLESTLSFTDVMTNVLIKNGETSIETIRLFWNQVDGRERSVLYNHYDKIIHELGLTLMETRVTDSKRFRKESESEAKTVFRSTLLPPDRRLVRSCKMDMFIEEFLKTIKLKDNG, translated from the coding sequence ATGGAAAAAAAGAAAAAAACATTATTTGTGGCATTCTCCAGCCAAAAGGGAGGTGTCGGTAAAAGTACTTTCACCGCGATTTTAGCGAGTACATTACATTATAGTCGAGGACTTAATGTAGCTGTTTTTGACTGCGACTATCCCCAACACAGTCTTGCCCAGATGAGACAGAGAGACCAATCCGCAATTATGAAAAATGAGACCTTTAAAAAATTGGCTTTCCAACAATTTAAGACAATAAATAAGAAAGCTTATCCCATATTTCAATGTAAGCCTGAACTTGCCTTAAAAGAAGCAGAGCAATTTTTAAAATTGTCGCCCATTCCTGTTGACATCATATTTTTTGATCTACCTGGAACAGTTAACACTCCCGGCCTTCTAAGCACTCTTGCGGGAATGAACCACATTTTTTCTCCGATAACTGCGGATCGCGTTGTGCTTGAAAGTACACTTTCTTTTACCGATGTCATGACCAACGTTTTGATCAAAAATGGAGAGACCTCGATTGAAACAATTAGACTCTTCTGGAATCAGGTAGACGGCAGGGAAAGGTCTGTTCTATATAACCATTATGATAAAATAATTCATGAACTGGGATTGACATTGATGGAAACTAGAGTTACTGACAGCAAACGATTCAGAAAAGAAAGTGAATCAGAAGCGAAAACGGTTTTTAGGTCAACTCTGCTCCCACCGGATAGAAGACTTGTAAGGTCCTGTAAAATGGATATGTTCATTGAGGAATTTCTGAAAACAATAAAACTGAAGGATAATGGATAA